A part of Amycolatopsis lurida genomic DNA contains:
- the prmC gene encoding peptide chain release factor N(5)-glutamine methyltransferase, with protein sequence MNRQPLRLAIMEATRILTEAGVASPRSDAELIASHVLGVERGRLPMVPLVDPPVIDAIGQLVNQRAKRIPLQYLTGWAALGDITVNVGAGVFVPRPETELLLEWGLKLLHGREYPVVVDLCTGSGALALAVQHARPDAVVYAVDIDAQALAWARHNADVHADAGDTPIRLYSGDVADSTMFAELDGLVDLVLCNPPYVPEGTPVPTEVAEHDPPRAVFAEESGLAVIRHAIAAAARLLRPTGGMAIEHDDTHGSAVPALVRARRVLTDVQGHLDLAGRPRFVTALRVS encoded by the coding sequence GTGAACCGGCAGCCGTTGCGCCTCGCCATCATGGAAGCGACCCGCATCCTCACCGAGGCCGGTGTGGCGTCACCGCGTTCGGACGCGGAACTGATCGCCTCCCATGTCCTCGGCGTCGAACGCGGCCGCCTGCCGATGGTGCCGCTGGTGGACCCGCCCGTCATCGACGCGATCGGCCAGCTCGTGAACCAGCGGGCCAAGCGGATCCCGCTGCAGTACCTCACCGGCTGGGCCGCGCTCGGCGACATCACGGTCAACGTCGGCGCCGGGGTGTTCGTCCCCCGGCCGGAGACCGAACTGCTCCTCGAATGGGGCCTCAAACTGCTGCACGGGCGCGAATACCCGGTGGTGGTCGACCTGTGCACGGGATCGGGCGCGCTGGCGCTGGCCGTGCAGCACGCGCGACCGGACGCCGTCGTCTACGCGGTCGACATCGACGCGCAGGCGCTCGCGTGGGCCCGGCACAACGCGGACGTCCACGCCGACGCGGGGGACACGCCCATCCGCCTGTACTCCGGCGACGTCGCGGACAGCACGATGTTCGCCGAACTCGACGGGCTCGTCGACCTGGTCCTGTGCAACCCGCCGTACGTCCCCGAAGGCACCCCTGTGCCGACGGAGGTCGCGGAGCACGACCCGCCCCGGGCGGTGTTCGCGGAGGAGAGCGGGCTGGCGGTGATCCGGCACGCGATCGCCGCGGCCGCGCGCCTGCTGCGGCCCACCGGCGGGATGGCGATCGAGCACGACGACACGCACGGCTCCGCCGTCCCGGCGCTCGTGCGGGCGCGACGGGTGCTCACCGACGTCCAGGGGCACCTCGATCTCGCCGGACGGCCGCGATTCGTCACGGCCTTGCGGGTCTCCTGA
- a CDS encoding MerR family transcriptional regulator, whose amino-acid sequence MLIGELSRRTGVSQRLLRYYEQQGLLISRRDSNCYRSFDEDAVTTVRQIRALLAAGLSTQVIAKVLPCANGELPELDLCPTVVGEIRRELAEMDDRIDTLRRRRGTLAGYLTLDA is encoded by the coding sequence ATGCTGATCGGCGAGCTGTCCCGGCGGACCGGCGTGAGCCAGCGGCTGCTGCGCTACTACGAGCAGCAGGGGCTGCTGATCTCTCGGCGCGACTCCAATTGCTATCGCAGCTTCGACGAAGACGCGGTCACCACCGTGCGGCAGATCCGCGCGCTCCTCGCGGCCGGGCTGAGCACGCAGGTCATCGCGAAGGTGCTGCCGTGCGCGAACGGCGAACTGCCGGAACTCGACCTGTGCCCCACGGTCGTCGGGGAGATCCGGCGCGAACTGGCCGAAATGGACGACCGCATCGACACCCTCCGGCGGCGGCGCGGGACACTGGCCGGATACCTCACCCTCGACGCGTAG
- a CDS encoding HD domain-containing protein codes for MEALARFGFELGVLKRIRRAGWWQAGVRDPESVAEHTARVAQLAGLLAAEGGADPAKAAYLALWHDTQETRTGDLPHTIKGFVEKPDPRAITAAQTSSLPGAARDSVRDAVDEYESAESPEALYARDADKLEMLLQAVEYRDVGVRNVDEWIASATKGLQTDLARRVAEAALTLSSLSWRVR; via the coding sequence GTGGAAGCCCTGGCCAGATTCGGGTTCGAACTGGGTGTGCTCAAGCGGATCCGGCGGGCCGGGTGGTGGCAGGCGGGGGTCCGCGATCCCGAATCGGTCGCCGAGCACACCGCCCGGGTCGCGCAGCTGGCCGGTCTGCTCGCGGCCGAGGGCGGTGCCGACCCGGCGAAGGCGGCGTACCTCGCGCTCTGGCACGACACGCAGGAGACGCGGACCGGCGACCTTCCGCACACGATCAAGGGTTTCGTCGAGAAGCCGGATCCGAGGGCGATCACCGCGGCGCAGACGTCGTCGCTTCCCGGCGCAGCGCGTGACTCGGTGCGCGACGCCGTCGACGAGTACGAGTCCGCCGAGAGCCCCGAGGCGCTCTACGCGCGCGACGCGGACAAGCTGGAGATGTTGCTTCAGGCCGTCGAATACCGCGATGTCGGTGTACGGAACGTGGACGAGTGGATCGCTTCGGCGACGAAGGGCCTTCAAACCGACCTGGCGCGGCGTGTGGCCGAAGCGGCACTGACGTTGTCGTCGCTCTCGTGGCGGGTGAGGTGA